A window from Gemmatimonadaceae bacterium encodes these proteins:
- a CDS encoding benzoate-CoA ligase family protein: MNPRDRDARAWLPRAADMPEFRFDLPELQYPPRLNCVAELLDRWVEQGQGHRPCLSSPTLKWSYAETLDWVNRIANVLVGVLGMRPGDRVLLRAPNTPMFAAAYLAVMKAGGIAVATMPLLRAPELKVVMEKARTSLALCDNRLRAELDTAREGSEAFGRLVTFGTAETEMELLAAEAGAQFKAADTASDDLCLFSFTSGTTGGPKATMHYHRDVLAIADSYGKQVLRASPEDVFTGSPPLAFTFGLGGLVIFPMRIGASSLLLEKAPPDELLAAIRQHLPSVVFTAPTAYRAMLGKLRPGDLDSLRICVSAGETLPASTFDAWKKATGITLMDGIGATEMLHIFIGSPADEAKAGSTGRVVPGYEARIVDDSGNDVPDGTPGHLAVRGPTGCRYLDDPRQRRYVKQGWNYPGDTYIRDADGYFWYQARSDDMIVSSGYNIAGPEVEQALLAHAAVAECGVVGLPDAERGTVVAAFVVLKPGHSGDAALVSALQEHVKATIAPYKYPRSVRFVEALPKTSSGKLRRNVLRETGTA, translated from the coding sequence ATGAACCCCCGCGACCGCGACGCACGCGCTTGGCTGCCCCGCGCGGCCGATATGCCCGAGTTCCGGTTCGACCTGCCGGAGCTGCAGTATCCCCCGCGGCTGAACTGCGTCGCCGAGTTGCTGGACCGCTGGGTGGAGCAGGGGCAGGGGCACCGGCCCTGCCTGTCGTCGCCGACGCTCAAGTGGAGCTACGCGGAGACGCTTGACTGGGTGAACCGGATCGCCAACGTGTTGGTGGGCGTGCTGGGGATGCGCCCGGGGGACCGCGTACTGCTGCGCGCGCCGAACACGCCGATGTTCGCGGCGGCCTACCTCGCCGTGATGAAGGCCGGTGGCATCGCCGTGGCGACGATGCCGTTGCTGCGCGCGCCGGAGCTGAAGGTGGTGATGGAGAAGGCGCGGACCTCGCTGGCGCTCTGCGACAACCGGTTGCGTGCCGAACTCGACACGGCGCGCGAGGGCTCGGAGGCATTCGGACGGCTGGTGACGTTCGGGACCGCCGAGACCGAGATGGAACTGCTCGCTGCTGAAGCGGGCGCGCAGTTCAAGGCCGCCGACACCGCCAGCGACGATCTCTGCCTGTTCAGCTTCACCTCCGGCACCACCGGTGGGCCGAAGGCGACGATGCACTACCATCGCGATGTGCTCGCCATCGCCGACAGCTATGGCAAGCAGGTGCTGCGCGCCTCGCCGGAGGACGTGTTCACGGGGTCGCCGCCGCTGGCGTTCACGTTCGGCTTGGGTGGCCTGGTGATCTTCCCGATGCGAATCGGCGCGTCGAGCCTGCTGCTGGAGAAGGCGCCACCGGACGAGCTGCTCGCGGCGATCCGCCAGCATCTGCCAAGCGTCGTGTTCACCGCGCCGACCGCCTACCGTGCCATGCTCGGCAAGCTGCGGCCGGGCGACCTGGATTCGCTGCGCATCTGCGTGTCGGCGGGCGAAACGTTGCCGGCGTCCACGTTCGATGCGTGGAAGAAGGCCACGGGCATCACGCTGATGGACGGCATCGGCGCGACGGAGATGCTGCACATCTTCATTGGATCGCCGGCGGACGAAGCCAAAGCGGGCTCCACGGGTCGCGTGGTGCCGGGCTATGAAGCGCGCATCGTGGACGACTCGGGTAACGATGTCCCCGACGGCACGCCCGGGCACCTCGCGGTGCGTGGGCCCACGGGCTGCCGGTATCTCGACGACCCGCGGCAGCGGCGCTATGTGAAGCAGGGCTGGAACTACCCGGGTGACACCTACATCCGCGATGCTGACGGCTACTTCTGGTACCAGGCGCGCTCGGACGACATGATCGTCAGTTCCGGCTACAACATTGCGGGGCCGGAGGTGGAGCAGGCGTTGCTCGCGCACGCGGCGGTGGCGGAGTGCGGCGTGGTTGGGCTGCCGGACGCCGAGCGCGGCACGGTCGTGGCGGCATTTGTGGTGCTCAAGCCCGGCCACAGCGGCGACGCAGCGCTGGTGAGCGCGCTTCAGGAGCACGTGAAGGCGACGATCGCGCCGTACAAGTATCCGCGCAGCGTGCGCTTTGTGGAGGCGTTGCCCAAGACGTCGTCGGGGAAGCTGCGGCGGAATGTGCTGCGGGAGACGGGCACGGCCTGA
- a CDS encoding PAS domain S-box protein yields MTKPPSAPGAPRDDARLLATLVDTAGSVMIGLRTDFTVFLWNRAAEQLYGVARTKALECNYLESFLPARHRAPVAKNLRAALDGVPMRNYVAPLTLPNGKRRILLWNVDRVPGEDGEGFGLVAVGQDITQRQEAEERFRLVFEHSHDGLLLSDETGVLDCNPAALQMLGREKHELIGRRPAEYSPPRQPDGLPSDEKSRALGRQTLSTGTQRFEWSHQRPDGSIVPVDVAVRHATLAGKRISVVSWHDLTHRKEMEREHEALERKLVQTQKLEAVGRLAGGVAHDFNNLLTAVRNGIELALESIGEGTQAHRDLCVSVDAVDRAAGLTRQLLAYSRHDSARVERLDLAGLACGTLRLMRTSIPAGIGVHSDCPHPAVVVADRSQLEQVVMNLLLNARDAIGGSGDLYLSVHADKDAGVARLRVRDTGVGMDDATRARIFEPFFTTKRLGGGTGLGLAVVYGVVAQAGGEIQVTSAPGEGSTFEVTLPLANWGEEHVSAAPGEHDGAERTILLVEDEDIVRQSTARLLSRLGWRVLVAEDGAAGWETFQRHADELAMVVTDVRMPRMDGLALARKIRTSAPDVPVLIVSGYDRVDGSSASAVEGTRFLAKPFKLSTLTEALEATLRRN; encoded by the coding sequence ATGACGAAGCCCCCGTCCGCACCCGGCGCGCCACGCGACGACGCACGACTGCTGGCCACCCTCGTGGATACGGCCGGCAGCGTGATGATTGGGCTACGCACCGACTTCACCGTGTTCCTCTGGAACCGGGCAGCCGAGCAGCTCTACGGGGTGGCCCGAACGAAGGCGCTCGAGTGCAACTATCTCGAGAGCTTCCTGCCGGCGCGGCATCGCGCCCCGGTGGCGAAGAATCTCCGGGCGGCGCTCGATGGCGTCCCGATGCGCAACTACGTCGCGCCGCTGACGCTGCCCAACGGCAAGCGGCGCATCCTGCTCTGGAACGTCGATCGCGTGCCCGGCGAGGACGGCGAAGGCTTCGGCCTCGTGGCCGTGGGCCAGGACATCACGCAGCGGCAGGAGGCCGAGGAACGCTTCCGGCTGGTCTTCGAGCACTCGCACGACGGCCTACTCCTGTCCGACGAGACCGGCGTGCTGGACTGCAACCCGGCCGCGCTCCAGATGCTGGGCCGCGAGAAGCACGAGCTGATCGGCCGACGGCCCGCCGAGTACTCGCCGCCGCGGCAGCCCGATGGCCTGCCTTCGGACGAGAAGTCGCGCGCGCTCGGGCGGCAAACCCTCTCCACCGGCACCCAGCGCTTCGAGTGGAGTCACCAGCGGCCGGACGGCAGCATCGTGCCCGTGGACGTTGCCGTGCGCCACGCCACCTTGGCCGGCAAGCGGATCAGCGTGGTCTCCTGGCACGACCTCACGCACCGCAAGGAGATGGAGCGCGAGCACGAGGCCCTGGAGCGCAAGCTGGTGCAGACGCAGAAGCTCGAGGCCGTCGGCCGGCTGGCCGGCGGCGTCGCCCACGACTTCAACAACCTGCTGACCGCCGTGCGCAACGGCATCGAGCTCGCCCTGGAGTCGATCGGCGAGGGCACGCAGGCGCATCGCGATCTTTGTGTATCCGTTGACGCCGTGGACCGCGCGGCCGGACTCACGCGCCAGCTCCTCGCCTACTCACGCCACGACTCGGCGCGGGTCGAACGGCTCGACCTTGCAGGCCTCGCCTGCGGCACGCTGCGCCTGATGCGCACGTCGATTCCCGCCGGCATTGGCGTGCATTCCGACTGCCCGCACCCCGCCGTCGTCGTGGCCGACCGCAGCCAATTGGAGCAGGTGGTGATGAACCTGCTGCTCAATGCCCGCGACGCCATCGGCGGCAGCGGCGACCTCTACCTCAGCGTGCACGCCGACAAGGACGCGGGCGTGGCCCGACTGCGCGTGCGCGATACCGGTGTCGGCATGGACGACGCCACGCGGGCGCGGATCTTCGAACCCTTCTTCACCACCAAGCGCCTCGGCGGCGGCACGGGGCTGGGCCTCGCCGTCGTGTACGGCGTCGTCGCGCAGGCAGGCGGCGAGATCCAGGTCACGAGCGCGCCCGGCGAAGGCAGCACCTTCGAGGTCACGCTGCCACTCGCCAACTGGGGCGAGGAGCACGTCTCGGCGGCTCCCGGTGAGCACGATGGTGCGGAGCGCACCATCCTCCTGGTCGAGGACGAGGACATTGTGCGGCAGTCGACCGCACGGCTGCTCTCGCGGCTCGGCTGGCGCGTGTTGGTGGCGGAGGATGGGGCCGCCGGTTGGGAGACCTTCCAGCGCCACGCCGACGAGTTGGCGATGGTCGTCACCGACGTGCGCATGCCGCGAATGGACGGCTTGGCCCTGGCGCGAAAGATTCGCACGTCGGCGCCGGATGTGCCCGTCTTGATTGTCTCGGGCTACGACCGCGTGGACGGTTCGTCGGCGTCGGCGGTGGAAGGCACACGCTTCCTCGCCAAGCCGTTCAAGCTGAGCACGCTGACCGAGGCCCTCGAGGCGACGCTACGGCGCAACTGA
- a CDS encoding GGDEF domain-containing protein, with protein MRPPRPSGALTRDAAPQPIWGRPDPALAAAGIEGEYVVARVRLVAMGLLMIAPTWNLFSSPGTAMHVAGFSVTLAATLASAGIWWVLKNGGWRPWVGFASSAFDVSMVSLALVSFLVVASPMVALNSTVTFEMYFLALVATSLRYDARICIVVGTLAIAEYASLWGFAASQYDLADPRYLQDAGPYLPVDLATRLLLLAIATLLSVTIVRRAQRLLYLAAHDRLTGLYNRGHFDGVLNSTFLQAARDKSRLAVAILDVDHFKRINDEHGHAVGDRVLQTLAERLSRSMRRTDVVARYGGEEFVLLMPSTSLEDAIGHVEEVRQEVHGTPVPLGQGRQLTLNFSAGVAALPVDSEASTPAALLTLADHRLLEAKRQGRGRCVGQFLSA; from the coding sequence ATGCGCCCTCCTCGCCCCTCCGGAGCCCTCACCCGCGACGCCGCGCCGCAGCCGATTTGGGGTCGGCCGGATCCGGCGCTTGCCGCTGCCGGTATCGAGGGCGAGTACGTCGTGGCACGGGTGCGCCTCGTCGCGATGGGGCTGCTGATGATCGCGCCGACGTGGAACCTGTTCTCGTCGCCCGGTACGGCGATGCACGTCGCCGGCTTCTCCGTGACACTGGCCGCGACGCTGGCCTCGGCGGGCATCTGGTGGGTGCTGAAGAACGGGGGATGGCGCCCCTGGGTGGGGTTCGCGTCCAGCGCCTTCGACGTCTCGATGGTTTCGCTGGCGCTGGTCAGCTTCCTCGTTGTCGCGTCACCGATGGTGGCGCTGAACAGCACGGTCACGTTCGAGATGTACTTCCTGGCGCTGGTTGCGACCTCGCTGCGCTACGATGCGCGCATCTGCATCGTGGTGGGCACGCTGGCGATTGCCGAGTACGCGTCGCTGTGGGGCTTTGCGGCCTCGCAGTACGACCTGGCGGACCCGCGCTACCTGCAGGACGCGGGGCCGTATCTGCCGGTGGACCTGGCCACGCGGCTGCTGCTCCTCGCGATCGCCACGCTGCTTTCGGTCACCATCGTGCGGCGCGCGCAGCGCTTGCTGTACCTCGCCGCGCACGACCGGCTCACGGGGCTCTACAACCGCGGGCATTTCGATGGCGTGCTGAACTCCACGTTCCTGCAGGCCGCGCGCGACAAGTCACGTCTCGCGGTGGCGATTCTCGATGTGGACCACTTCAAGCGCATCAACGACGAGCACGGCCACGCGGTGGGTGATCGCGTGCTACAGACCTTGGCCGAGCGACTGAGTCGCTCGATGCGGCGCACCGACGTGGTCGCGCGCTACGGGGGCGAGGAGTTCGTACTGCTGATGCCGTCCACCTCGCTCGAGGATGCGATCGGCCACGTGGAGGAGGTGCGGCAGGAGGTGCACGGCACACCCGTGCCACTCGGCCAGGGCCGCCAACTCACGCTGAACTTCAGCGCCGGCGTCGCCGCGCTGCCCGTGGACAGCGAAGCGTCGACGCCGGCGGCACTGCTCACCCTCGCCGACCACCGCTTGCTCGAGGCGAAGCGGCAGGGCCGGGGGCGCTGCGTGGGGCAGTTTCTCTCGGCCTGA
- a CDS encoding amidohydrolase → MLRRLTVPALVAAIALSPAAGGAQSPRAAAAGKTLVAKFIDDNATQYGQVAQTIWNYAEVGYQEERSSALLQQTLRDAGFTIETGVAGIPTAFVATYSNGAGPVIGILAEYDALPGITQDRTAERNPIGEKPAGHACGHHLFGTASTAAAIAVKQWMQSSNQRGTIRVYGTPAEEGGAGKVYMVRAGLFKDVDVVLHWHPGDRNAADAASSLANKSAKFRFHGISAHASGAPERGRSALDGVEAMNHMVNMMREHVPSDARIHYVITSGGSAPNVVPDFAEVFYYVRHHDPQVVLALFDRVVKASEGAALGTGTTVDHEVIHGVYNLLPNVALQRAIHANLVAVGGMTYTDAERAFAEIVRGTFGVEPPPLKVASEVQPFRIIEGNPGGGSTDVADVSWVVPTGGMRAATWVPGTSSHSWQAIAAGGMTIGNKGMVIAAKTLAMSAVDLFTNAALVAAAKAEYRELVGPNFTYRAILGDRPPPLDYRKGSVPGGAPE, encoded by the coding sequence ATGTTGCGTCGTCTCACGGTTCCGGCGCTGGTTGCAGCCATCGCCCTCTCGCCTGCCGCCGGCGGTGCCCAATCCCCCCGCGCCGCCGCCGCCGGCAAGACCCTCGTCGCCAAGTTCATCGACGACAACGCCACGCAGTATGGCCAGGTCGCCCAGACCATCTGGAACTACGCCGAGGTCGGCTACCAGGAAGAACGCAGCTCCGCGCTGCTCCAGCAGACGCTGCGTGACGCGGGCTTCACCATCGAGACGGGCGTCGCGGGCATCCCCACGGCCTTCGTCGCCACGTACAGCAACGGCGCGGGCCCCGTGATCGGCATCCTCGCCGAGTACGACGCGCTGCCGGGCATCACGCAGGACCGCACGGCCGAGCGCAATCCGATTGGCGAGAAGCCGGCCGGCCACGCCTGCGGTCACCATCTCTTCGGCACGGCCTCCACCGCAGCCGCCATCGCCGTCAAGCAGTGGATGCAGTCGTCCAACCAGCGCGGCACGATCCGCGTGTACGGCACGCCCGCCGAGGAAGGCGGCGCGGGCAAGGTCTACATGGTGCGCGCCGGACTGTTCAAGGACGTGGATGTCGTGCTGCACTGGCATCCGGGCGACCGCAACGCCGCCGACGCCGCGAGCTCGCTGGCGAACAAGAGTGCGAAGTTCCGATTCCACGGCATCAGCGCGCACGCGTCGGGCGCCCCCGAGCGCGGCCGTTCGGCACTCGACGGCGTCGAGGCGATGAACCATATGGTGAACATGATGCGTGAGCACGTGCCCTCCGACGCGCGCATCCACTACGTGATCACGAGCGGCGGCAGCGCGCCGAACGTGGTGCCGGACTTTGCCGAGGTGTTCTACTACGTGCGCCACCACGACCCACAGGTCGTGCTCGCGCTGTTCGACCGCGTCGTGAAGGCCTCCGAGGGCGCCGCGCTCGGCACGGGCACGACGGTGGACCACGAGGTGATCCACGGCGTCTACAACCTGCTGCCCAACGTCGCGCTGCAGCGGGCGATCCACGCGAATCTCGTCGCGGTCGGCGGGATGACCTACACCGACGCGGAGCGCGCCTTCGCCGAGATCGTGCGCGGGACATTCGGCGTGGAGCCTCCGCCGCTCAAGGTGGCGAGCGAGGTGCAGCCGTTCCGCATCATCGAAGGCAATCCTGGCGGCGGCTCCACGGACGTCGCCGACGTGAGCTGGGTCGTGCCCACCGGCGGCATGCGCGCGGCCACCTGGGTGCCGGGCACGTCCTCGCACTCGTGGCAGGCCATCGCGGCGGGTGGGATGACCATAGGCAACAAGGGCATGGTTATCGCCGCCAAGACGCTGGCGATGTCCGCGGTGGACCTGTTCACGAACGCGGCGTTGGTGGCGGCCGCAAAGGCCGAGTACCGCGAGCTCGTGGGGCCGAACTTCACCTACCGCGCCATTCTCGGCGATCGCCCGCCGCCGTTGGACTATCGCAAGGGCAGCGTGCCGGGTGGTGCGCCGGAGTGA
- a CDS encoding protein kinase, which translates to MQSLTDRLNASLEGRYRILRELGAGGMATVFLAEDLRHDRKVALKVLKPELAAVLGAERFVVEIKTTAALQHPHILPLFDSGEADGFLFYVMPFIDGETLRDKLNRESQFGVDEALRIACDIADALDYAHRHAVIHRDIKPENILLHDGRPMVADFGIALALSAAAGGRMTETGLSLGTPHYMSPEQATAEKEITGRSDIYSLASVLYEMLSGEPPHMGKTAQQIIMKIIAEPVKPVTELRKSVPPHVAEAVAQALEKLPADRFSTAAEFAAALQGRGTVRTTVQTGLPKRAVDTRWRAVALVSVAAAVVLGAFAAWNLIRRPEQALLRLGMAFPEKERIVAVSTRRMEFSRDGQRIVYIGPDSGGTQLWVREMDELSGRPLPGTHNGTAPFFSPDGASVGFITESGSALAVVSLAGGLPRIVVSDSVLAWGADWGDDGFIYLVHRHGVVGRVRASGGGIERLTQLDSAGGEFEHDWPQVLPGSKQLLVQVWRSSIANSDVAIVDIASGQRTTIARQAYGRYLPSGHVIYATIDGLLRVVAVDASAGKLIGEPMVIAQNVEFDSPSGAAQFAVSETGRLLFSPGGGAEGDQAVWVDRKGAAAPVDSAWRGQFGSIALAPDNGRLSVAVNGVDGANLWIKQLPRGPLTRMTRDVGNYREVWFPNGRELAFIRQGLPRNAVFRQRADGSAPAEPLVDDPRGIDEIIVTNSWLVYRIGTGTFGSRDIFARRRSGDTTAIAIAASPSYDEYGATVTADERWVAYVSVESGRPEVYVRSLTDPSSGRLQVSIDGGEEPLWSHSGRELFYRTRRGDMIAAERAPGAEMAFTRRSVLFTNPAFSADGFHRMYDLSRDDSRFVMIERALGGAAEAVLISDWRIVERRAQRSAGTR; encoded by the coding sequence GTGCAATCCCTCACTGACCGCCTGAACGCGAGCCTCGAAGGCCGCTATCGCATCCTCCGCGAGCTCGGCGCGGGCGGTATGGCCACCGTCTTCCTCGCCGAAGACCTCCGCCACGATCGCAAAGTTGCGCTCAAGGTGCTCAAGCCCGAACTCGCGGCCGTGCTCGGCGCCGAGCGCTTTGTGGTCGAGATCAAGACCACGGCCGCACTGCAGCATCCGCACATCCTGCCGCTGTTCGATTCCGGCGAGGCCGACGGCTTCCTGTTCTACGTGATGCCGTTCATCGACGGCGAAACACTGCGGGACAAGCTCAATCGGGAGTCGCAGTTCGGCGTGGACGAGGCGCTGCGCATCGCCTGTGACATTGCCGACGCGCTGGACTATGCGCACCGCCACGCGGTCATCCACCGCGACATCAAGCCGGAGAACATCCTGCTGCACGATGGCCGGCCGATGGTGGCGGACTTCGGCATTGCCTTGGCGCTGAGCGCGGCGGCGGGCGGGCGGATGACGGAGACCGGGCTCTCGCTGGGCACGCCGCACTATATGAGCCCGGAGCAGGCCACGGCGGAGAAGGAGATCACCGGCCGCAGCGACATCTACTCGCTGGCCAGCGTGCTCTACGAAATGCTCAGCGGCGAGCCCCCGCATATGGGCAAGACGGCGCAGCAGATCATCATGAAGATCATCGCCGAGCCGGTGAAGCCGGTGACGGAGCTGCGGAAGTCGGTGCCACCGCACGTGGCGGAGGCGGTGGCGCAGGCCTTGGAGAAGTTGCCGGCGGACCGGTTCTCGACGGCGGCGGAGTTTGCGGCGGCGTTGCAGGGCCGGGGCACGGTGCGCACGACGGTGCAGACGGGGCTGCCGAAGCGCGCGGTGGATACCCGGTGGCGCGCCGTGGCCCTCGTGTCGGTGGCCGCGGCGGTTGTGCTGGGCGCGTTCGCCGCCTGGAACTTGATCCGTCGGCCCGAGCAGGCGCTGCTTCGCCTTGGCATGGCTTTCCCGGAGAAGGAGCGCATCGTCGCGGTCTCGACGCGGCGGATGGAGTTCTCACGCGACGGCCAGCGCATCGTCTACATCGGTCCCGACAGCGGCGGCACGCAACTGTGGGTTCGCGAGATGGACGAGCTGTCGGGGCGTCCGCTGCCCGGCACGCACAATGGGACGGCACCGTTTTTCTCACCGGATGGCGCATCGGTGGGATTCATCACGGAGTCCGGCTCCGCGCTGGCGGTCGTCTCGTTGGCCGGTGGGCTGCCGCGCATCGTCGTGAGCGACTCGGTCCTTGCGTGGGGCGCCGACTGGGGCGATGACGGCTTCATCTACCTGGTGCACCGCCATGGCGTGGTGGGTCGTGTGCGCGCCTCGGGCGGCGGCATCGAGCGCCTGACGCAGCTCGATAGCGCCGGCGGAGAGTTCGAGCACGACTGGCCGCAGGTGCTGCCCGGTAGCAAGCAGCTGCTCGTTCAGGTCTGGCGATCCTCCATCGCGAACTCCGACGTCGCGATCGTCGACATTGCGTCCGGCCAGCGGACCACCATCGCTCGGCAGGCCTACGGACGCTATCTCCCCAGTGGGCACGTCATCTACGCGACGATCGACGGCTTGCTGCGGGTCGTCGCCGTGGATGCGTCGGCAGGCAAGCTCATCGGGGAGCCGATGGTCATCGCCCAGAACGTGGAGTTCGATTCGCCAAGCGGCGCCGCGCAGTTCGCGGTCTCGGAGACTGGTCGGCTGCTGTTCTCACCGGGTGGCGGCGCCGAGGGTGACCAGGCCGTGTGGGTGGACCGCAAGGGTGCGGCCGCACCCGTGGACTCCGCGTGGCGCGGCCAGTTCGGCTCGATCGCCCTGGCTCCCGACAACGGCCGCCTGTCCGTCGCCGTGAACGGCGTGGACGGTGCGAATCTCTGGATCAAGCAACTACCGCGCGGACCGTTGACCCGAATGACGCGGGACGTCGGGAACTACCGCGAGGTTTGGTTCCCGAACGGCCGTGAACTCGCGTTCATCCGCCAGGGCCTGCCGCGGAATGCCGTCTTCCGGCAGCGGGCCGACGGCAGCGCACCGGCGGAACCACTGGTCGATGATCCGCGGGGCATCGACGAGATCATCGTCACGAACTCCTGGCTGGTGTATCGGATCGGCACGGGCACGTTCGGCTCGCGCGACATCTTTGCCCGCCGCCGCAGCGGGGACACGACGGCGATCGCAATCGCGGCGAGCCCGAGTTACGACGAGTACGGCGCCACCGTGACGGCCGACGAGCGCTGGGTCGCGTATGTCTCCGTCGAGTCCGGGCGCCCGGAGGTGTACGTGCGCAGCCTGACCGACCCCTCGTCCGGCCGTCTGCAGGTGTCGATCGACGGCGGTGAGGAGCCGCTGTGGTCGCACAGCGGCCGAGAGCTGTTCTACCGCACGCGGCGCGGGGATATGATCGCGGCCGAACGCGCGCCGGGGGCCGAGATGGCGTTCACGCGTCGTAGCGTCCTGTTCACCAATCCGGCCTTCTCGGCCGACGGCTTCCACCGGATGTACGACCTTTCGCGCGACGACTCGCGATTTGTCATGATCGAGCGCGCGCTCGGCGGCGCAGCTGAGGCGGTGCTGATCTCGGACTGGAGAATCGTGGAGCGGCGGGCGCAGCGGAGTGCTGGGACGCGATAG